One genomic segment of Cellulophaga sp. HaHaR_3_176 includes these proteins:
- the rplU gene encoding 50S ribosomal protein L21 has protein sequence MYAIVEIAGQQFKVAKDQKVYVHRLQNEEGSKVTFDNVLLLEDGSNITIGAPAIDGAAVEAKVIKHLKGDKVIVFKKKRRKGYKVKNGHRQYLTELVIESIVSSGAKKSAPKKEAAPKKAEPKKEVAAKAAAPKKDGKADDLKKVEGIGPKIAETLSAAGISTFAELAKTDAAKISEIIADVRGNHVTDTWPAQAKLAAEGKWDELKKWQDELDGGKPA, from the coding sequence ATGTACGCAATTGTAGAGATAGCAGGGCAGCAATTTAAAGTTGCGAAAGACCAAAAAGTGTATGTTCACCGTTTACAGAACGAAGAAGGAAGTAAAGTTACTTTTGACAATGTTCTTTTATTAGAAGACGGTAGCAACATTACTATTGGCGCCCCAGCTATAGACGGAGCCGCTGTTGAGGCAAAAGTCATTAAGCACCTTAAAGGTGACAAAGTAATCGTTTTTAAGAAAAAAAGACGTAAAGGTTACAAGGTTAAAAACGGTCACAGACAGTATTTAACTGAGTTAGTAATTGAGAGTATAGTTTCTTCTGGTGCTAAAAAATCAGCTCCAAAAAAAGAAGCAGCTCCAAAAAAAGCTGAGCCTAAAAAAGAAGTAGCTGCTAAAGCCGCTGCTCCTAAAAAAGATGGAAAAGCTGACGACTTGAAAAAAGTTGAAGGTATTGGACCAAAAATTGCGGAAACATTGAGTGCTGCAGGAATTTCAACTTTTGCTGAATTAGCAAAAACTGATGCTGCAAAAATCTCTGAAATCATCGCTGACGTTCGTGGTAACCACGTAACTGATACATGGCCTGCACAAGCTAAATTAGCTGCTGAAGGTAAATGGGATGAGTTGAAGAAATGGCAAGATGAATTAGATGGTGGGAAACCAGCATAA
- the rpmA gene encoding 50S ribosomal protein L27, with translation MAHKKGVGSSKNGRESESKRLGVKIFGGQAAIAGNILVRQRGTRHNPGENVYAGKDHTLHARVDGIVKFQKKVGGKSFVSIEPFEA, from the coding sequence ATGGCACATAAGAAAGGTGTAGGTAGTTCTAAAAACGGTAGAGAGTCAGAATCAAAACGTTTAGGTGTTAAGATTTTTGGTGGTCAAGCTGCAATAGCTGGCAACATTCTCGTTAGACAACGTGGAACTAGACACAATCCAGGAGAAAATGTTTACGCAGGAAAGGATCATACTTTACACGCACGTGTAGATGGGATCGTAAAATTCCAAAAGAAAGTAGGAGGTAAATCTTTCGTTTCTATTGAGCCTTTTGAGGCTTAG
- a CDS encoding tetratricopeptide repeat protein, with amino-acid sequence MVRNLLYLFCTSLFCFSITIYSQPSKAANSDDVYIKLNDELKKAIASENFKTIALARFNLGAFCQQKSVYTESINQFNESLYLCKGGKQDSLCISLLNKLGEIHLSLKNYDTAERYFRQGVDEAFDLSDTKKIAYSKSNLGACFEKKGNYIIALEHQKESLLLYEQIADVDGISVVNENIGSIYEDLEQFNLAKKYFEKALSLHVDKQDVRLSSILNNLGDVYRKTGFFDKGLIYTKQSLSVAKQIGDTEREASSYKDLSKNYALLQDFEKSNNALNTFIELDIENRKLQSSNQANALQTIYDTKEKESKIRLLLQNSKVDKAHNNLLLLSIIAVVFLGLAWYLYISKKRRVLKQALEYEKRIVNAELEKKKIEEDSLKKEVDLKNLTLSRYSLHLSQKNKMLSNLSNTLKNSLERTNVDLKRKLNEVIGEIDYNLEQEDEWDEFMSFFKETHPDYIKRITNSALSVLSAAELRLSILLRLNLTSKEIASILRLTPDSVRVSRYRLRKKLPIDSKESLSAFLKSF; translated from the coding sequence ATGGTTAGAAACTTACTTTATTTATTTTGCACTTCACTTTTTTGTTTTTCAATTACTATTTATTCTCAGCCCTCTAAAGCAGCAAACTCTGATGATGTTTATATAAAACTAAATGATGAGTTGAAAAAAGCTATAGCATCTGAAAATTTTAAAACAATAGCTTTAGCTCGTTTTAATCTTGGTGCTTTTTGCCAACAAAAATCAGTTTATACAGAATCTATAAATCAATTTAATGAATCTCTTTATTTGTGTAAGGGCGGTAAGCAAGATTCCCTCTGCATTTCGCTATTAAATAAATTAGGGGAAATTCATTTGTCTTTAAAAAATTACGATACTGCTGAAAGATATTTTAGGCAAGGTGTTGATGAGGCTTTTGATTTGAGTGATACTAAGAAAATTGCATATAGTAAAAGTAATTTAGGTGCTTGTTTTGAAAAAAAAGGAAATTATATAATAGCCTTAGAACATCAAAAAGAGAGTTTGTTATTATATGAGCAAATAGCTGACGTCGACGGAATATCAGTCGTAAATGAAAATATTGGCAGTATATATGAAGATTTGGAGCAATTTAACCTTGCTAAAAAGTATTTTGAAAAAGCTTTGTCGCTTCATGTAGATAAACAAGATGTTAGATTATCTAGTATTTTAAACAATTTGGGCGACGTGTATCGGAAAACTGGTTTTTTTGATAAAGGATTAATTTATACTAAACAATCTTTGTCGGTAGCGAAACAAATTGGAGATACGGAAAGAGAAGCTAGTTCGTATAAGGATCTTTCTAAAAATTATGCTTTGTTACAGGATTTTGAAAAATCAAATAATGCATTAAATACATTTATTGAATTAGATATAGAGAATAGAAAACTTCAAAGTAGTAATCAAGCTAATGCACTCCAAACAATTTATGATACCAAAGAAAAAGAATCTAAAATAAGGTTGTTACTTCAAAATAGTAAAGTTGATAAAGCGCATAATAACTTACTGCTTTTATCTATAATAGCAGTTGTTTTCTTAGGATTAGCTTGGTATTTATATATTTCAAAAAAGCGTCGAGTACTAAAGCAGGCTTTAGAATATGAGAAGCGAATTGTTAATGCTGAATTAGAGAAAAAGAAAATAGAAGAAGATAGCCTTAAAAAAGAGGTGGATTTAAAGAATTTAACGCTTTCTAGATATAGCCTTCACTTATCTCAGAAAAATAAAATGCTTTCTAATCTTTCTAATACTTTAAAAAATAGTTTAGAACGTACAAATGTTGATTTAAAAAGAAAGCTAAATGAAGTAATTGGCGAGATTGACTATAATTTAGAACAAGAAGATGAATGGGATGAATTTATGTCATTTTTTAAAGAAACACATCCAGATTATATTAAGAGAATTACAAATTCAGCTTTAAGTGTTTTATCTGCTGCAGAATTGCGATTGAGTATTCTGTTACGTCTTAACTTAACCTCAAAAGAAATAGCATCTATATTAAGGTTGACACCTGATAGTGTTCGAGTTTCTCGTTACAGACTCAGAAAAAAATTACCAATCGATTCTAAAGAAAGTTTGAGCGCTTTTTTAAAGTCTTTTTAG